TCGACGGCGTGGCGCTCGGCGGCGACGCGGGCGGGGTCCATGAGGTGGACGACGTCCGCAGTGCGCGAGACCCGCGCGACGGTCGGGAACTCCACCACGGTCGGGACGCTCACGACCAGGGCTATTCCGACGACCAGGGCTACCCGGACGACCAGGGCTACCCGGACGACCGGGGCTACTCCGACGACCGGGACCTCACCGACGGCCGGGGCGGAGCCGCCGCAGTCGACGGCCGTGCCGATCGTGATGTCGTGGGCGGTCGGTACCCCGACTATCAGGCCGACGACCACCTCGGCAGCGACCACCTCGGCAGCGACGACGTCGCCGAGGCGACCGAGGAGGTGGACCAGGCGAGTCTGGATCAGCTCCGCGAACGCCTGGCCGATCTCGGCGTCGACGACTCCGCCTATCGCATCGGCGGCACCGAGGACGACGTCTGGTGTCTGCTGCGGGAGGGCCGGAACTGGTCGGTCTTCTGGTCGGAGCACGGCGAGCGCTACGACGAGATCAGCTTCGATCAGTCCAACCAGGCCTGTGCCTACCTGTTGGGTGCGCTGTTGATGATGCACCCGTCCGAGGCGGCGTACTCGCCCGCACCGGAGGCGGAGGTGGTCGAACGGCCGCGCGGCAGGCAGTCCTTCGCCGAACCGGACTACACCGAACCGGACTACACCGAACCGGGCTACGCGGAGCCGGGTTACCCAGAGCCGGATTACGCCGAACACGGCGTCGACGACGCCTCGCACGTCGAGCAGTCCGAGGCGCTGCCCGACTATCGAGACCACGAGCCGGTCAGCGAGGCACCGGTCATCCGACCGCCGAGGGCGATGGACGAGGAGGAGGTCGCCGACCTCTTCCGCAACGGGGGGCTGGTCCTCCCGCCGTCCCGTCCCTACGCCGATGAGCCGACGAGCAGCACCTACCCGGCACAGACCGCCGGGTACGAGTCCCCGGAGGCAGATCCTTCGATCGACTCCGCTGCCGACACGGCATACGACGAGCCGCAGGCAGCAGGCTATGAAGAGCCTGCGGCCGTCGGATATCAGGCACGGTCCACCGGATACGAGCCGGAGCAGGCTCGCGTGCCGAGCAAGCCGGGCGGCCGCCGCCGCGCAGCCGAGCAGCCTGCCGACCATGAGTCCTACGAGCAGCAGCCCGCCGAGACGAGGCGCTCGTCCTACCGGGACGAACCCGAATACGACCGGCAGGATGCGTACGCCAGGCAGGACGAGGCGGACTACGCCCGGCAGCCCGCCGAATACGCCGTCGGAGCCGACGACGGCTACGACACGGGGCAGCAGCCGGACGCCGATTACGCACGGCAGGACGAGCCCGAGTACGCCCGCAGGCCTGCGGGCGAGTTCACACAATCGGCCGTGATCGACCATCGCAGGCCAGACGTCGAGTACGCCCGGCAAGGGGCCGCCGACTACGCCCAGCAGGCAGGAGCGGACTACGCGGGAGCGCAGGACTCCGTCGATCGCGGCTACGACACCAGGCAGATGAACGCGGTCGAGATCGACGCCGAACTCGACGACGACCGACCGGCTCAGCGGGGTCCGGGCCGGCAGGAGCCCTATCAGCCGGAGACCTATCAGAACGAGCCGTATCAGCCGGAGACGTACCAGGACCCCCAGTACCAGTCGGGCGGTTATGAGCGCGACGGCTACGAGCACGACTCCTATGCGGGCGAGGGCTACCACGACGGCGCGGTCGACTCCGACGGCACTGCGGCTCAGGACGTGCGCGATCAACGGTTCGACCAGGACGGGTATCGCAACGGGTCGTACCGAGGCGATCGGCAGCACGACGACCAGTACCAGGACGACGACCAGTACCAGGACGATCGGGACGCGGGCGCCCGCCCCGGCAACGTCCCCCTGCCGGAGGCGGACCTCCCGGCGAGGCCGACCGGCCGACGCGGCGTCGGCGACTACGACACGAGACAGGCAGGCGGCTTCGAGCCGAGGGCGACCGAGGAGTACGAGCCGAGGCAGGGCGGCAGGCGCGCAGCCGCCGCCGACCATGGCGGTGCCTCGGACGACTACGAGCTGGGGGCCGACCTCGGCACCTCGCCTCGGCGACAGGCAGGCGGCAGCCAGCCCGCGCCGCAGGCGGCGGCCCGTCCTCAGCAGGCGGCGGAGCAGCAGAGCATGGTCCGGCCGCTGCCCGGCGAACCGCCGCTCACCCTCTTCCGTGAGCGCAGGCTGCTGATGCTGCAGGCGGGAACCGAGGTCGACCGTTTCGGCGAGCCGAGCGGCAACGTGACCTACGCGGCGGGGACGCCGTACAGCAGGCGTTCGCTGCCACCGCAGTGGATCAAGCGCGGCTACCACACGTACCGGCTGCTGCGGCCGCTACAGGTGCTCACCGGCATCGCGGTGCCGTGGTTCGAACAGCCCGGTGGCGGTGTCTCCTACGTCCTGCCCCGGTCGATCACGGACCTGATCGAAGACGGCGCCTTGGCGGAGATGACCGATGTGGAGCCGCCCGGCGTGGAGTGACGGCGAGATCCTCGGGGGCCGGGTGGTCCCCGAGGATCGTCGGAGGCTACTCGTCGATGACGAGCCCGTGCGCCGCGGAGAAGGCCATCGCCACCGGCAGATCCGCCCGCGCACCCCACAGCTTGACCTGGCGGAACGACTTGGCGTCGATGCGGGCACCCCGTAGATCGGCCTCTTCCAGGTTCGCGTCGGTCAGCCGTGCCCCGGTGAGATCGGCGTCGCGCAGATCGGCCCGGCGCAGATCGGCTTCGAACAGGTCGGCCTCACGCAGCCGCAGCCCGGAGAGGTCGAGTCCACGCAGATCGGCTGCGGGCAACGCCACGAGGGTGAGGTCGGTCTCCCGAAGGGTCAACGGCCGCAGCCTGCTCTGGCGGAACCGCGAGCCGATCAAGGTGCAGCCGTCGATGACCGCACCCAGGAGCACGGTGCGGTCGAAAGTGCAGTTTCGAAACGCGGTGGCGGTGTGCCGGGAACCGCTGAGGTCTGCCCCGGTGAAGTCGCAGTCGGTGAACGTGACGTTGTGCGTCTGCATGCCTGCAAGATCGGCATCGGTGAAGTCGCAGCCGTGCAGGCTCCGCCCCCGCCAGTCGGCACGGGCCAGCACCGCGTCGCTGAAATCCTCGCCGACCGTCTCTTCCTGGGTGTCCACCACAGCACCCTAGCCGGCCACGCCGGCTTGACAGGCGCCCTGTCATTGCCAGCACCGCCGGGCCTCGGTTGTCAGCGGAACCGCTGCTGCGCCCCAGCGTCGCCCCGCGATATGACGATGCTCGCCACCGTCCACACCGAGTACTGCACCCTCGCCGGGCGGCAGCGGCTGAACGGCGGCCTGCTCGCCCATCGGTCCCCGTTCGTGGGGGCGGACTTCTTCATGTCCGTCGGCGGCGGGTCAGCGGGTCAGCAGGTCAGCAGGGGGGCATCGCCGACCGCCGATAGCAGGACGGCGCTGCGGCGAGCCGGTCGGATCGGCGTCATCTGAAGTCACGTGACCGCCCGGAGATCCGCATCGGCAGGTGGGTCACGCGGTCGGCCTGGAGGGTCACCACCGTGCCGTTCCGCTCCACGATCCCCCGCACCAGCAACGCCGGGCTGTTCCGTGCCACCCGTCGATATCGTGCCCACAGGGTCGGGGTGCAGACCACATTGACCATGCCGGTCTCATCCTCGATGTTGAGAAACGTCACCCCGCCTGCGGTGGAGGGTCGTTGTCGGTGAGTCACCGCACCACCGATCAGCACTCGCCGCCCGGACTCGACGGTCTTGAGCGCTGCCGTGGGCAACGCACCCAGCCGGGTCAGCCGATCCCGGACGAACTCAGTCGGGTAGCTGTCCGGTGAGACCCCGGTGGCCCAGACGTCGGCGGCGGCCGTCTCGACCGCGTCCATGCCCGGCAGCATCGGCGGCTGCCCTGCGGTGGAGAGTCCGGGCAGCCTGTCCGCCGCCTCGCCCGCAGCCGCGCCCGCCGTCCACAACGCCGCCCGTCTGCTCATGCCGAAGCACTCGAAGGCACCTGCGGTGGCCAGTGCCTCCAGCTGCGCGACGGTGAGCCGCTGTCGACGGGCCAGATCGGCCATGTCGAGGTAGGGCCCGTTCACGGTTCGGTCCGCGCAGATCGCCTCGGCGAGATCTGCACCGATGGTGCGGACCTCACCGAGCCCGAGCCGCACCGACGGCATGGCGGCGGGCTCGGGCTCGGCAGCAGCGCAGTCGGCGGCGGTCTCGGTGGCGGACCCGGCGAGTGTGGCAGACCCGACAGGGTCGGCCGAGCCCATGGCGGCGGCAGGGTGCACCGGGTCGGCTGGGCCTGCGGAATCGGCTCGACCCACGGAGTCGGCTCGGCCGACAGAGCCGGCAGAGCCGACAGGGCCTGCTTGGCAGGCAGGCTCTGCGGAGGCGGAGGCGGAGGCGGAGGCGGCCTGCGCCTGTTCCAAGGTGGCATGCGGCAGGCTCGCGTTGATGTCGGGCCGCAGCACCCGAACGCCGTGCCGCCGCGCATCGGCGATCAACGACTGCGGCGAGTAGAAGCCCATCGGCTGCGCGCGCAGCAACGCGGCACAGAAGGCGGCCGGGTAGTACGACTTGAACCAGGCACTGGCGAAGACCAACAGCGCGAAGCTCAACGCATGGCTCTCCGGGAAGCCGAAGTCCGCGAAGGCCAACAGCCTGCGATAGATCTGCTCGGCCAGCTCACCGGTGATCCCGTTCGCCTGCATCCCGTCGAAGAGCCGCTGGCGCAACCGCTCCATCCGCCTGCTCGACCGTTTGGAGCTCATGGCCCGACGCAGCTCGTCGGCCTCCGAAGCGGAGAAGTCCGCCACATCCACTGCAAGCTGCATCATCTGCTCTTGGAACAGCGGCACGCCCAGCGTGCGCTGTAGCGCGGGTTTCAGCCGAGGATGCTCGTAATCCCACTCCTCCAGCCCGTTTCGCCGCCGGATGTACGGATGCACCGACCCGCCCTGGATCGGCCCCGGTCTGATCAGGGCGACCTGGACGACCAGGTCGTAGAACTCCCGAGGTCGCAGCCGGGGCGAGGTCGACATCTGCGCGCGACTCTCGACCTGGAACACGCCGACCGTGTCGGCCCGACGCACCATCTCGTAGACCCGGTCGTCCGTCAGGTCCAGGCCGCCGAGATCCACGGTGACCCCGTGATGCTCGGCGACCAGGTCGATCATGTAGTGCAGTGCGGACAACATGCCGAGCCCCAGCAGGTCGAACTTGACCAGGTTGATCGAGGCGCAGTCGTCCTTGTCCCACTGCAGCACCGACCGACCCGGCATCCGGCCCCACTCCACCGGGCAGATCTCGCTGACCGGCCGATCACAGATCACCATTCCACCGGAGTGGATGCCCAGGTGGCGGGGAAAACCCTCCAGCTGGGCCGCCAGCTCCAGTACCGGGCCGGGGATGTCGGTGTCGTCGGTGGTGCCGTTCAACGGCCCCCATCGTTCGATCTGGCTGCTCCAGGCGTCCTGCTGTCCCGGTGAGAATCCCAGTGCCCTGGCGACGTCGCGCACGGCGGATCGGGACCGATAAGTGATGACATTGGCCACCTGCGCCGAATGATCGCGTCCGTATCGCCGGTAGACGTACTGGATCACCTCTTCTCGACGATCCGACTCGATGTCGAGGTCGATATCGGGCGGCCCGTCTCGCTCCGGCGCCAGGAATCGCTCGAACAGCAGCCCGAACCGGACGGCGTCGACGTTGGTCACGCCGAGGGCGAAGCACACCGCCGAGTTCGCCGCCGAGCCCCGCCCCTGGCAGAGGATGTCCTCTCGCAGGCAGAACTGGACGATGTCGTGGACCACCAGGAAGTAGCCGGGAAAGCCGAGCTCGTTGATCACCTTCAGCTCGTGCTCGATCTGGCGCAGCGCGGCGGGCAGATTCTCCGTGCTGTGCCTGGCTTCCGCACCCCGCACGGCCAGCTCACGCAGGTAGCTCGACTCGGTGTGCCCGTCGGGAACGTCGAAGGGCGGCAGTTCCGGCGCGACCAGCCGCAGGTCGAAGGCGCACTCCTCGCCCAGTCGGGCCGCAGCCGCCACTGCCGTCGGATATCTGGCGAACCTGGCCGCCATCTCGCCGCCGGAACGCAGGTGTGCGGCCCCCGAGGCGGGCAGCATGCCGTCCATCTCGTCCAGGCTGCGGCGAGCCCGCACCGAGGCGACCGCCGTGGCGAGTCGATGTCGGGAGGGCATCGAGTAGTGCACCGCGTTGGTCGCCACCACCGTCAGACCGAACCGCTCGGCCAGTACGGCGAGGGCGTCGTTGATCTCGCTGTCGGCGGGCAGACCGTGATCGACGAGTTCCACCACCACGTTCGTCGCGCCGAACAGACCGATCAGACGCTCGAGCTCCTCCGCCGCCCGCTCCGATCCGCTCTCGGCCAGTGCCGTCCGCACCGCCCCCTTACGGCAGCCGGTCAGCACCACCCAGTGACCGTCCGCATGTTCCGCCAGTCGCTCCAACCGGTAGACGGGCCGTCCCTTCTCGCCGCCCGCCAGCTGAGCCTCGCTGATCGCCCGGCACAACCGGTGATAGCCGGCCGGATCGCGGGCCAGCACCAGCAGATGGGTGCCCTCCGGGTCGGCCGCCCCGTTCTGCGGTCCGGTGAGCCCCAGGCTCAACTCGGCGCCGAAGACCGTCCGCACGCCGTGCTCCGCAGCTGCCTCGGCGAAGCGCACCACGCCGTACATGCCGTCGTGGTCGGTGAGCGCCAGCACGCGCACACCGAGCCTGGCGGCCTCCGCCACCAGCTCCTCCGGATGGGCGGCGCCGTCGAGGAAGCTGAAATTGGAGTGACAGTGCAGTTCCGCATAGGGCACCACGGCGGGCGCAGCAGGCTCGGTCGGTTCGGCAGAGTCCGGCGTGGCGGCTCGGGAATCGCGGTGCTCGTCGATGACCGAGGTCAGCAGACTGTCGCGAGTCCGTCTCCGTCGCCTGCTCCAGGCGGGCGGCTCCTCCTCAGTTGCCGCCGGACGCGCGTCACCGGTGAGTCTGCGTTCCAGTTCCGGCCAGGGAACCGGCGGATTGTGCCAGGCCATGGTCAGTACCTCCCCTCGATGAACCAGCCGCCACGTTCCCTGGCCAGCAGATA
The Actinoalloteichus fjordicus DNA segment above includes these coding regions:
- a CDS encoding glycohydrolase toxin TNT-related protein (This protein contains a domain related to Tuberculosis Necrotizing Toxin, which is the C-terminal effector domain of outer membrane channel protein CpnT, and which has a lethal NAD+-glycohydrolase activity.); the protein is MSRPTANSPEDQAVLARDIGMALLQAAPPGWQQIRVEYRAMGGFTDSVGKVISEDGSSSSWEPPADCGPLFERLRQNMYDPEKGTWLSALYVVERPSNYRIDVNLDKKVPWEPPLPPEAFEEELNRYPRPEARIPPWFWRGLGRPERPQPADFDRAEGNYPEDQFAAPSRPDPSIRRQGHDDEAHTDYLPEVPADGPAPGHGGAGTNGASFEATSGEGADFRPNRFDGTGQESFPTQQYSAQGFGDSDGDFPQQAESYLGENDYEYADDDDVDQPAAPDFQLARVFDGTREDGRPLINRPPVDPAEREQLVGYLRTAPVVLSSQGLAPDPFAGEGRPSVPISWHTDGFWIWPAAVGYHLARHGVPPIPELVEHIRAQEFRLPSVHQETRDAATELLYQVLPDPRDERQNDRSARTQAVQNQDDEDPYDSLASDVTGILPAAIDIDDEPHQAPQAQADVESPARQGRPGRQSSQTSQEIGHEDPAGIDDRPEYPDGYYDEGYREQPGYREEQAEESHFDGVALGGDAGGVHEVDDVRSARDPRDGRELHHGRDAHDQGYSDDQGYPDDQGYPDDRGYSDDRDLTDGRGGAAAVDGRADRDVVGGRYPDYQADDHLGSDHLGSDDVAEATEEVDQASLDQLRERLADLGVDDSAYRIGGTEDDVWCLLREGRNWSVFWSEHGERYDEISFDQSNQACAYLLGALLMMHPSEAAYSPAPEAEVVERPRGRQSFAEPDYTEPDYTEPGYAEPGYPEPDYAEHGVDDASHVEQSEALPDYRDHEPVSEAPVIRPPRAMDEEEVADLFRNGGLVLPPSRPYADEPTSSTYPAQTAGYESPEADPSIDSAADTAYDEPQAAGYEEPAAVGYQARSTGYEPEQARVPSKPGGRRRAAEQPADHESYEQQPAETRRSSYRDEPEYDRQDAYARQDEADYARQPAEYAVGADDGYDTGQQPDADYARQDEPEYARRPAGEFTQSAVIDHRRPDVEYARQGAADYAQQAGADYAGAQDSVDRGYDTRQMNAVEIDAELDDDRPAQRGPGRQEPYQPETYQNEPYQPETYQDPQYQSGGYERDGYEHDSYAGEGYHDGAVDSDGTAAQDVRDQRFDQDGYRNGSYRGDRQHDDQYQDDDQYQDDRDAGARPGNVPLPEADLPARPTGRRGVGDYDTRQAGGFEPRATEEYEPRQGGRRAAAADHGGASDDYELGADLGTSPRRQAGGSQPAPQAAARPQQAAEQQSMVRPLPGEPPLTLFRERRLLMLQAGTEVDRFGEPSGNVTYAAGTPYSRRSLPPQWIKRGYHTYRLLRPLQVLTGIAVPWFEQPGGGVSYVLPRSITDLIEDGALAEMTDVEPPGVE
- a CDS encoding pentapeptide repeat-containing protein, with translation MDTQEETVGEDFSDAVLARADWRGRSLHGCDFTDADLAGMQTHNVTFTDCDFTGADLSGSRHTATAFRNCTFDRTVLLGAVIDGCTLIGSRFRQSRLRPLTLRETDLTLVALPAADLRGLDLSGLRLREADLFEADLRRADLRDADLTGARLTDANLEEADLRGARIDAKSFRQVKLWGARADLPVAMAFSAAHGLVIDE
- a CDS encoding error-prone DNA polymerase; the encoded protein is MAWHNPPVPWPELERRLTGDARPAATEEEPPAWSRRRRRTRDSLLTSVIDEHRDSRAATPDSAEPTEPAAPAVVPYAELHCHSNFSFLDGAAHPEELVAEAARLGVRVLALTDHDGMYGVVRFAEAAAEHGVRTVFGAELSLGLTGPQNGAADPEGTHLLVLARDPAGYHRLCRAISEAQLAGGEKGRPVYRLERLAEHADGHWVVLTGCRKGAVRTALAESGSERAAEELERLIGLFGATNVVVELVDHGLPADSEINDALAVLAERFGLTVVATNAVHYSMPSRHRLATAVASVRARRSLDEMDGMLPASGAAHLRSGGEMAARFARYPTAVAAAARLGEECAFDLRLVAPELPPFDVPDGHTESSYLRELAVRGAEARHSTENLPAALRQIEHELKVINELGFPGYFLVVHDIVQFCLREDILCQGRGSAANSAVCFALGVTNVDAVRFGLLFERFLAPERDGPPDIDLDIESDRREEVIQYVYRRYGRDHSAQVANVITYRSRSAVRDVARALGFSPGQQDAWSSQIERWGPLNGTTDDTDIPGPVLELAAQLEGFPRHLGIHSGGMVICDRPVSEICPVEWGRMPGRSVLQWDKDDCASINLVKFDLLGLGMLSALHYMIDLVAEHHGVTVDLGGLDLTDDRVYEMVRRADTVGVFQVESRAQMSTSPRLRPREFYDLVVQVALIRPGPIQGGSVHPYIRRRNGLEEWDYEHPRLKPALQRTLGVPLFQEQMMQLAVDVADFSASEADELRRAMSSKRSSRRMERLRQRLFDGMQANGITGELAEQIYRRLLAFADFGFPESHALSFALLVFASAWFKSYYPAAFCAALLRAQPMGFYSPQSLIADARRHGVRVLRPDINASLPHATLEQAQAASASASASAEPACQAGPVGSAGSVGRADSVGRADSAGPADPVHPAAAMGSADPVGSATLAGSATETAADCAAAEPEPAAMPSVRLGLGEVRTIGADLAEAICADRTVNGPYLDMADLARRQRLTVAQLEALATAGAFECFGMSRRAALWTAGAAAGEAADRLPGLSTAGQPPMLPGMDAVETAAADVWATGVSPDSYPTEFVRDRLTRLGALPTAALKTVESGRRVLIGGAVTHRQRPSTAGGVTFLNIEDETGMVNVVCTPTLWARYRRVARNSPALLVRGIVERNGTVVTLQADRVTHLPMRISGRSRDFR